The sequence GTAGACGAGCGAGCCGAGCCCCGCGGGCATGTCGTGGCCGTCGACCATCAGGAGCGGGAGCCAGTCCGTCGCCGCCCCCTCCGCGAGGGTCACGCCGAAGACCACGCCGCCGATCAGGAGCAGTCGCGGGTCGAGGTGGAGGCGCCGTTCCCGTACCGTCCCGGCCTCGTCCGTGCTCGTGGCGCCGATGCCGGGTCGCAGGCCCGGGATCGCGTACGCGAAGAGGCCGAGCACGAGGAGCAGGACGAGGGCCAGGTGCCACGGCACGGGGAAGCCGACCGCCGCCCCCACCACACCGAGGCCCGCGCCCACCACCGTGCCGAGGCTGTAGCAGCCGTGCATCGCGGGCAGGACCGGGCGCCCCATCTGCCGCTCGACGTGGACGCCCGCGACGTTGCTGGCCACCTCCGAGAGCCCCACCCCCGCGCCGATGAGCAGGAGGCCGCACGCCACGAGGAGCGCCGCCGACAGCCCCGTACCGAGCGCCACCACCCCGACGCCCGCCAGCACGAGCGTCATGCCCGCGATGACGACGGGACGGGTCGCGAAGCGGGCCACGAGGCCGCCCGCCGCCAGGATGCCGAGCATCGAGCCGATCGACATGCCGAAGAGCACGAGTCCCATCTCGGCGGTCGAGGCGCCGAGGCCGTCGCGTACGTCGGGGGTGCGGGTGACCCACGTGGCGAGCGAGACGCCGGGTATCGCGAAGCACAGGTTGAGGGCGACGCGGTGGCGGCGGACCAGCGGGTCCACGGGCGCGGAATCCATGGCGTGCGGGTCTCCGGAGGGCGGCGCGGCGGGGGACGTACTCCCGCACCCTACGCAGCCCCGGCCGCTCCCCCTCGTTCAGCCCCCGCCGCTCCCCGTCACGGCCGCCACCTCGGCGCTCTCCGCCGGAGCCGTCTCCGCCGCGCGCCTGCGGGCGATCACCGCGCACACCATGAGCTGCATCTGGTGGAACACCATCAGCGGCAGCACCGCGAGCGAGGCGTGGGCGCCGAAGAGGACGCTCGCCATGGGCAACCCCGAGGCGAGGGACTTCTTCGAGCCCGCGAACTGGATCGCGACGCGGTCGGCGCGGGGGAAGCCGAGCCGCCCGGCGCCCCACCACGTGAGGCCGAGCATCGCGGCGAGGAGGACCGCCTCGGCGAGGAGCAGGGCGAGGAGGCGCGGCACGGTGACCTGGTGCCAGATGCCCCGCACCATGCCCTCGCTGAACGCCGTGTAGACGACGAGGAGGATCGAGCCCCGGTCCACGT comes from Streptomyces sp. Tu6071 and encodes:
- a CDS encoding MFS transporter; its protein translation is MDSAPVDPLVRRHRVALNLCFAIPGVSLATWVTRTPDVRDGLGASTAEMGLVLFGMSIGSMLGILAAGGLVARFATRPVVIAGMTLVLAGVGVVALGTGLSAALLVACGLLLIGAGVGLSEVASNVAGVHVERQMGRPVLPAMHGCYSLGTVVGAGLGVVGAAVGFPVPWHLALVLLLVLGLFAYAIPGLRPGIGATSTDEAGTVRERRLHLDPRLLLIGGVVFGVTLAEGAATDWLPLLMVDGHDMPAGLGSLVYTGFAATMAAGRFAGGPVVTRFGRATVLGAGALLTALGIALVSFVDNPATAGCAVLLWGLGTSLGFPLALSAAGESGPDTAARVALTSRIGYVALLAGPPCLGFLGDHNGLRAAMLPVLALMLLAAAISPATAPRAELAAPGPGPEPVKLGKRGERTR